In Pseudomonas sp. MYb327, one DNA window encodes the following:
- a CDS encoding GNAT family N-acetyltransferase, producing MSEALSIHHDQAGHQFETNVDGHRAYLTYMDLGKQTLDIYRTFVPNALRGRGIAAALTEQALQYAEEMGYTVIPSCSYVERYMERHQRHAAKLSQ from the coding sequence ATGAGCGAGGCGTTGTCCATCCACCATGACCAGGCTGGTCATCAGTTCGAGACCAATGTGGACGGTCATCGTGCCTACCTGACTTATATGGATCTGGGAAAACAGACCCTGGATATCTATCGCACGTTTGTGCCTAACGCACTGCGTGGTCGCGGCATTGCGGCAGCACTGACCGAGCAGGCGCTGCAGTACGCCGAGGAAATGGGCTACACCGTCATTCCATCGTGCTCCTACGTCGAGCGCTACATGGAGCGTCACCAGCGGCACGCCGCCAAGCTGAGCCAATAA
- the oprI gene encoding outer membrane lipoprotei OprI: MNNVLKFSALALAAVLATGCSSASKETEARLTATEDAAARSQARADEAYRKADEALAAAQKAQQTADEANERALRMLDKASRK, translated from the coding sequence ATGAACAACGTTCTGAAATTCTCTGCTCTGGCTCTGGCCGCAGTTCTGGCTACCGGTTGCAGCAGCGCATCGAAAGAAACCGAAGCACGTCTGACCGCTACTGAAGACGCAGCAGCTCGCTCCCAAGCTCGTGCAGACGAAGCTTACCGTAAAGCTGATGAAGCTCTGGCTGCTGCTCAAAAAGCACAACAGACTGCTGACGAAGCTAACGAGCGTGCTCTGCGCATGCTGGACAAAGCTAGCCGCAAGTAA
- a CDS encoding L,D-transpeptidase family protein, with translation MLPRFPAVTRCLTLAALCVAGPAAALELPLPPPGEDIVGQVQVVKAKYEDTFADLGTTYDLGYTEMVAANPGVDAWLPGAGTEIILPTRFILPPGPREGIVINLAEYRLYYYPKGKNVVYTFPLGIGREGWGSPIAHTTITAKTPNPTWTPPASIKAEHLADGDPLPNVVPAGPDNPLGPFKFNLGTPGYLIHGSNKKFGIGMRTSHGCFRMFNNNVLEMASMVPVGTSVRIINDPYKFGVSGGKVYLEAHTPLDDNGNPSVVDKHTAVINAMLKREDITNNLRMNWDVVRDVVAAEDGLPVEIAVPNTSTSMVTSAPIDPLQ, from the coding sequence ATGTTGCCGCGCTTTCCTGCCGTCACCCGCTGCCTGACACTTGCCGCCCTCTGTGTAGCAGGTCCTGCCGCAGCATTGGAGCTGCCCCTGCCACCGCCCGGTGAAGACATCGTCGGCCAGGTGCAAGTCGTCAAGGCCAAGTACGAAGATACCTTCGCCGACCTTGGTACCACCTACGATCTGGGCTATACGGAAATGGTCGCGGCCAACCCGGGCGTCGACGCCTGGTTGCCGGGCGCCGGTACCGAAATCATTTTGCCGACCCGTTTCATCCTGCCGCCAGGGCCGCGTGAAGGCATCGTGATCAACCTGGCTGAATACCGTCTCTACTACTACCCGAAAGGCAAGAATGTGGTGTACACGTTCCCGCTGGGTATCGGTCGTGAGGGCTGGGGCTCGCCGATCGCGCACACCACCATTACTGCAAAAACGCCTAACCCGACCTGGACGCCTCCAGCGTCGATCAAGGCTGAGCACCTCGCCGATGGTGATCCGTTGCCGAATGTGGTGCCGGCTGGCCCGGATAACCCGTTGGGGCCGTTCAAATTCAATCTGGGCACGCCTGGCTACCTGATTCACGGCTCGAACAAGAAGTTCGGTATTGGCATGCGTACCAGCCACGGCTGCTTCCGTATGTTCAACAACAACGTGCTGGAAATGGCGAGCATGGTGCCGGTCGGTACGTCGGTGCGGATCATCAACGATCCGTACAAATTCGGGGTGAGTGGTGGCAAGGTCTACCTCGAAGCGCACACGCCGCTGGATGACAATGGCAACCCGTCAGTGGTCGACAAGCACACCGCCGTCATCAACGCGATGCTCAAGCGTGAAGACATCACCAACAACCTGCGCATGAACTGGGATGTGGTGCGTGACGTTGTCGCTGCTGAAGACGGCTTGCCGGTGGAAATCGCCGTGCCGAATACTTCGACGTCGATGGTCACGAGTGCGCCGATCGACCCGCTGCAGTAA
- a CDS encoding arylesterase, with protein MRVWFLSAGLALMCMAQNAAAGTVLIVGDSISAGFGLDTRLGWVSLLEQRLKHEGFDDKVVNASISGDTSAGGQVRLPALLAEHKPELVILELGGNDGLRGLLPTQLQQNLASMIDSSRASGAKVLLLGMQLPPNYGARYTKAFADVYSNLASDKKIPLVPFFLEGVGGHPDLMQADGIHPAAGAQDKLLDNVWPTLKPLL; from the coding sequence ATGCGTGTGTGGTTTTTGAGTGCTGGCCTGGCCTTGATGTGCATGGCCCAGAACGCAGCGGCGGGTACAGTCCTGATCGTTGGCGATAGTATCAGCGCCGGTTTCGGCCTGGATACCCGCTTGGGGTGGGTGTCGTTGCTCGAACAACGGCTCAAGCACGAAGGTTTCGACGATAAGGTGGTCAATGCGTCCATCAGCGGCGACACCAGTGCCGGAGGCCAGGTGCGGCTGCCGGCGCTGCTTGCAGAGCATAAGCCGGAGCTGGTTATCCTTGAGTTGGGTGGCAACGATGGACTGCGCGGACTGCTGCCAACGCAATTGCAACAAAATCTTGCTTCGATGATCGACAGCTCCCGCGCCAGTGGCGCCAAAGTGCTCCTGCTCGGCATGCAGTTGCCGCCTAATTATGGCGCGCGATACACCAAGGCCTTCGCTGATGTTTACAGCAACCTGGCGAGCGACAAGAAAATCCCGCTGGTGCCGTTTTTTCTCGAAGGCGTGGGTGGTCATCCGGACTTGATGCAGGCCGATGGCATACACCCGGCAGCCGGGGCTCAGGACAAGTTGCTGGATAATGTCTGGCCTACCTTAAAACCGCTGTTATGA
- a CDS encoding ABC transporter ATP-binding protein has protein sequence MGASILTAKNLSKVVPSAEGELTILHELSLELNKGDSLAIVGASGSGKSTLLGLLAGLDLPSSGEVTLAGQGLSNLDEDQRARIRAEHVGFVFQSFQLLDSLNALENVMLPLELDGRKDARERATELLQRVGLGQRLTHSPRQLSGGEQQRVAIARAFAAEPDVLFADEPTGNLDSHTGERISDLLFELNQERGTTLVLVTHDERLAHRCRRLIRLEAGLLVAPLEP, from the coding sequence ATGGGCGCAAGCATTCTCACCGCGAAGAACCTCAGCAAAGTGGTCCCCAGCGCGGAAGGTGAACTGACTATCCTGCACGAACTCAGCCTGGAACTGAACAAGGGCGATAGCCTGGCCATCGTCGGCGCGTCCGGTTCGGGAAAATCCACACTCCTCGGCTTGCTCGCCGGCCTTGACCTGCCGAGCAGCGGCGAAGTCACCCTCGCCGGGCAAGGGCTGAGCAACCTCGACGAAGACCAGCGCGCCCGCATTCGCGCCGAGCATGTGGGTTTCGTCTTTCAATCATTCCAGTTGCTCGACAGTCTCAACGCCCTGGAAAACGTCATGCTGCCGCTGGAACTCGACGGTCGCAAAGACGCTCGCGAGCGTGCCACCGAATTACTGCAACGGGTCGGCCTGGGCCAACGCCTGACCCATTCGCCACGCCAGCTCTCCGGCGGCGAACAGCAGCGTGTGGCGATTGCCCGCGCGTTCGCCGCCGAACCCGACGTACTGTTCGCTGACGAACCCACCGGCAACCTCGACAGCCACACCGGCGAGCGCATCAGTGACCTTCTGTTTGAGCTCAACCAGGAACGCGGCACGACATTGGTGCTGGTGACTCACGACGAACGCCTGGCACATCGCTGCCGGCGCCTGATCCGCCTTGAAGCCGGCCTGCTGGTCGCCCCTCTGGAGCCTTGA
- a CDS encoding ABC transporter permease, whose amino-acid sequence MARLPLLRLFSLAIRQLLRDARAGELRVLFFALLVAVAASTAIGYFGARLNGAMMLRATEFLGADLLLEGSSPARPEQIKSGTELGLEHAQVVEFSSVIATDNGIQLSSIKAADDAYPLRGELKSAPAAFATEVSGGGPKSGEAWVEARLLTALNLKIGDSIDVGMKTLTLARVLTYEPDRAGNFYSLTPRVLINLDDLAATGVVQPGSRVSYRELWRGNAEALETYRQLIKPGLAANQRIQDARDGNRQIGGALGKAERYLNMASLVAVLLAGVAVALSATRFATRRFDASALLRCLGLSRRETLVLFSLQLTVLGLLASLSGAVIGWLAQLGLFALLHDLLPTDVPPGGLFPAIAGIGTGLVALAGFALPPLAALGRVPPLRVLRRDMLPIPSSTWVVYGAALGALGLIMWRLSLDLLLTFALLGGGVIAALVLGGLLLLLLKSLRRMLARASLPWRLGLGQLLRHPLAAAGQSLAFGLILLSMALIALLRGELLDTWQNQLPKNAPNYFALNILPADKQAFADRLMELSAQSAPLYPVVPGRLISINGEPVQQIVTKESAGDRAIQRDLSLTWAADLPAGNKITEGNWWPQQPPDEIPGVSVEGKVAESLKLKLGDHLVFTVGGVNREAKVTSLREINWDNFQPNFFMIFQPGTLKDLPATYLTSFYLAAGHDQQIVDLSRSFPAVTILQVEALLEQLRSILAQVTLAVEYVLLFVLAAGMAVLFSGLQSTLDERIRQGALLRALGAERQLLVKARRIEFGLLGAVSGLLAALGSEVVSLVLYRYAFDLPWHPHPWLLVLPLIGAVLIGGAGVFGTRRALNASPLTVLREG is encoded by the coding sequence ATGGCACGCCTGCCGCTGTTGCGCCTGTTCAGCCTAGCCATACGCCAACTGCTGCGCGACGCCCGCGCCGGCGAGTTGCGCGTATTGTTTTTCGCCTTGTTGGTCGCCGTGGCCGCGAGTACGGCCATCGGCTACTTCGGTGCTCGACTGAACGGCGCCATGATGCTGCGCGCCACCGAGTTTCTCGGCGCTGACCTGCTGCTTGAAGGCAGTTCGCCGGCGCGTCCCGAACAGATCAAAAGCGGCACGGAGCTCGGCCTCGAACACGCTCAAGTGGTGGAGTTCTCCAGTGTCATCGCCACCGACAACGGCATCCAGCTGTCCAGCATCAAGGCGGCCGATGACGCCTACCCACTGCGTGGCGAACTGAAAAGCGCCCCTGCCGCTTTCGCTACGGAAGTGTCTGGTGGCGGGCCGAAATCCGGCGAAGCCTGGGTGGAAGCACGCTTGCTGACGGCGCTGAACCTGAAGATCGGCGACAGCATCGATGTCGGCATGAAAACCCTGACACTGGCGCGGGTCCTGACCTACGAACCCGATCGCGCCGGCAACTTTTACAGCCTGACGCCACGGGTGCTGATCAACCTCGACGACCTCGCAGCGACTGGCGTGGTGCAACCCGGCAGTCGCGTCAGTTATCGCGAACTCTGGCGCGGCAACGCCGAGGCGCTGGAAACCTATCGCCAGCTGATCAAACCCGGCCTCGCCGCCAACCAGCGCATCCAGGACGCCCGCGATGGCAACCGGCAGATTGGCGGCGCGCTGGGCAAGGCCGAACGCTACTTGAACATGGCCAGTCTGGTGGCGGTGCTACTGGCCGGTGTTGCGGTGGCGCTGTCGGCGACGCGCTTTGCCACTCGTCGCTTCGACGCGAGCGCACTATTGCGCTGCCTGGGTCTGTCCCGCCGGGAAACCCTGGTGCTGTTCAGTTTGCAACTGACCGTGCTCGGCCTGCTCGCCAGCCTCAGCGGCGCCGTCATCGGCTGGTTGGCACAGCTTGGGTTGTTTGCCTTGCTTCACGATTTGCTGCCGACCGATGTTCCACCGGGTGGACTGTTCCCAGCCATCGCCGGGATCGGTACCGGGCTGGTGGCATTGGCCGGTTTTGCCTTGCCGCCACTGGCGGCGCTGGGTCGGGTTCCGCCATTGCGCGTATTGCGCCGCGACATGCTGCCGATTCCGTCCAGTACCTGGGTGGTCTACGGCGCGGCGCTCGGCGCCCTCGGGCTGATCATGTGGCGCCTGAGCCTGGACCTGCTGCTGACCTTCGCCCTGCTCGGTGGCGGCGTGATCGCGGCGCTGGTGCTCGGCGGTTTGCTGTTGCTGCTGTTGAAAAGCCTGCGGCGCATGCTCGCCCGCGCCTCCCTGCCGTGGCGTCTGGGGCTGGGTCAACTGCTGCGCCATCCATTGGCCGCCGCGGGACAATCCCTGGCGTTCGGCCTGATCCTGTTGTCGATGGCGTTGATCGCCCTGCTGCGCGGTGAGTTACTGGACACTTGGCAAAACCAGCTACCGAAGAACGCACCGAACTATTTCGCGCTGAACATCCTTCCGGCGGACAAACAGGCCTTCGCAGATCGCCTGATGGAGCTGTCGGCGCAATCGGCTCCACTGTACCCGGTGGTACCGGGACGGTTGATCAGCATTAACGGCGAGCCGGTGCAGCAAATCGTCACCAAAGAGTCGGCGGGTGATCGGGCAATCCAGCGCGATCTGAGCCTGACCTGGGCAGCGGACCTTCCCGCCGGCAACAAAATCACAGAGGGCAACTGGTGGCCGCAGCAGCCGCCGGATGAAATCCCTGGTGTGTCGGTAGAAGGAAAAGTCGCCGAAAGCCTGAAACTCAAACTGGGCGACCACCTGGTGTTTACCGTCGGCGGAGTCAATCGCGAGGCGAAAGTTACCAGTCTGCGGGAGATCAACTGGGACAACTTCCAGCCGAATTTCTTTATGATTTTCCAGCCCGGCACCCTGAAAGATTTGCCAGCGACTTACCTCACCAGCTTCTATCTGGCGGCGGGCCATGATCAGCAGATCGTCGATCTGTCCCGGTCGTTCCCGGCGGTGACCATTCTGCAAGTCGAGGCATTGCTGGAGCAGCTGCGCAGCATCCTCGCCCAGGTCACCCTGGCGGTGGAGTATGTATTGCTGTTTGTGTTGGCGGCGGGGATGGCGGTGTTGTTCTCCGGCCTGCAATCGACGCTCGATGAGCGCATTCGTCAGGGTGCGCTGCTGCGTGCGTTGGGAGCGGAGCGGCAATTGCTGGTCAAGGCGCGGCGGATCGAGTTCGGTTTGCTTGGCGCGGTCAGTGGTTTGTTGGCGGCGCTGGGCTCGGAGGTGGTGAGTCTGGTGCTCTATCGCTACGCCTTTGACCTGCCTTGGCATCCGCATCCGTGGCTGTTGGTGCTGCCACTGATCGGTGCGGTGCTGATCGGTGGCGCCGGTGTGTTCGGCACCCGTCGTGCATTGAATGCCAGCCCGCTGACAGTGTTGCGCGAGGGTTGA
- the greB gene encoding transcription elongation factor GreB: MSRYRPPRTAGTALITPEGEARMRAEFHELWHVRRPQVTQSVSEAAAQGDRSENAEYTYGKKMLREIDSRVRFLTKRLEALKVVSEKPSDPNKVYFGAWVTIEDEDGKESRYRIVGPDELDLKLGLISIDSPLARALIGKALDAEVRVQTPTGEQCVYIVAIDYP, from the coding sequence ATGAGCCGTTATCGCCCTCCCCGCACCGCCGGTACCGCGCTGATCACCCCCGAAGGTGAAGCGCGGATGCGCGCCGAATTTCACGAGCTCTGGCATGTTCGCCGCCCGCAAGTGACACAGTCGGTTAGCGAAGCGGCAGCTCAGGGTGATCGCTCGGAAAACGCCGAGTACACCTACGGCAAAAAAATGCTGCGCGAGATCGACAGCCGCGTGCGTTTTCTCACCAAACGCCTGGAAGCCCTCAAGGTCGTCAGCGAAAAACCCAGCGATCCGAACAAAGTGTATTTCGGCGCCTGGGTCACCATCGAGGACGAAGACGGCAAAGAGTCGCGCTATCGCATCGTCGGCCCGGATGAACTGGATTTGAAACTGGGCCTGATCAGCATCGATTCACCGCTGGCGCGCGCCTTGATCGGCAAGGCACTGGACGCCGAAGTTCGGGTCCAGACGCCTACCGGCGAGCAATGTGTGTATATCGTGGCAATCGACTACCCGTGA
- a CDS encoding class I SAM-dependent methyltransferase — translation MNALSPVVRPAPITAHLTQRNPKILLGGKHQPTLLRYLDGWPRRTGGPAAFLIQFVEDGESLARFAGNSFDLAVIQSPSFEDAPEMIRQLTRVARQGLITRR, via the coding sequence ATGAATGCACTAAGCCCCGTTGTACGTCCCGCGCCGATCACGGCACATCTCACCCAGCGCAATCCAAAAATCCTGCTTGGTGGCAAACACCAGCCGACGCTCCTGCGTTACCTCGATGGCTGGCCACGTCGTACCGGTGGGCCGGCAGCCTTCCTGATCCAGTTTGTCGAAGATGGTGAATCACTGGCGCGCTTCGCCGGCAACAGTTTCGATCTGGCGGTGATTCAATCGCCCAGCTTCGAAGATGCCCCCGAGATGATCAGGCAACTGACTCGCGTTGCCCGCCAAGGGCTGATTACCCGCCGTTGA
- a CDS encoding DoxX family protein, with the protein MSSLINKVLFTRAGYGLTVLRILVGIIFAAHGSQKLFGAFGGYGLAGTAQYMESIGLAPGYLMATLAGGTEFFAGLALIIGLLVRPAALGLTFLSLVAIFSVHISNGLFMANNGYEFALALLGGSIAVLIEGAGKLSADRAIAG; encoded by the coding sequence ATGAGCTCACTGATCAACAAGGTTCTGTTTACCCGCGCTGGCTACGGCCTGACAGTTCTGCGAATCCTCGTCGGCATCATATTCGCGGCGCACGGCTCGCAGAAACTCTTCGGGGCGTTCGGTGGCTACGGTCTGGCGGGCACCGCGCAGTACATGGAAAGCATCGGCCTGGCGCCGGGTTACCTGATGGCGACGCTGGCGGGCGGCACCGAGTTTTTTGCTGGCCTGGCATTGATCATCGGCTTGCTGGTTCGTCCCGCGGCATTGGGCCTGACCTTCCTTTCGCTGGTGGCGATTTTCTCGGTGCACATCAGTAACGGTTTGTTCATGGCCAACAATGGTTATGAATTCGCCCTGGCGCTGCTGGGTGGCAGCATCGCGGTACTGATCGAAGGCGCCGGCAAGCTGTCGGCCGACCGCGCCATCGCTGGCTGA
- a CDS encoding transglycosylase SLT domain-containing protein, which produces MIRPSVLLLLCCSLLLPMSAVARLPGPLQAVPASKVRDLTEIRSSRVLRVLVNQSRNSSGEVQGQAIGVEYHRLRAFEQYLNGHARGGQEITLKIIPKAKDQLLGALQRGEGDLVAPGELLDLRAGYAVSTSEPIASDIPLVLVGIKGERRYTRLEQLSGKTLALPTGSAAGDAVSQINQKLALHKLPPVTVEWVDPSLAVEDVLEMVQGGIFHLTIVEQPIAERWGKILPKLRIDRQVHISDPGEEFWFVRRDASMLRASIDRFLTTYKKPSDQDVAFLRIYRRLYQVHYPLAKADRQRLEKLRPVLQKHADAQGMDWLNLAALAFKESALQPTARGNGGPTGLMQITPSAAQRVGVNNIQELDANVQAGAKYLSMIRRKFFASPKLNERERMAFVLAAYNIGPERVQGMRAEARRRGLNPNQWFFQVERIAMEQVGMGPVSYVNSVNKYYMAFDRERESLEPQGQKVALQK; this is translated from the coding sequence ATGATTCGTCCCTCGGTTTTGCTACTGCTGTGTTGTTCGCTGCTGCTGCCGATGTCGGCGGTTGCACGTCTGCCCGGTCCGCTGCAAGCCGTGCCGGCGAGCAAGGTGCGCGACCTGACGGAAATCCGCAGCAGTCGCGTGCTGCGGGTGTTGGTCAACCAGAGCCGTAACAGTTCCGGCGAAGTCCAGGGCCAGGCCATCGGTGTCGAGTACCACCGCTTGCGCGCCTTCGAGCAATACCTCAACGGTCACGCCCGTGGCGGTCAGGAAATCACCCTCAAGATCATTCCCAAAGCCAAGGACCAATTGCTCGGTGCATTGCAACGTGGCGAGGGTGATCTGGTCGCGCCAGGGGAATTGCTCGATCTTCGAGCGGGCTACGCCGTCAGCACCAGTGAACCGATCGCCAGCGACATTCCGCTAGTACTGGTGGGCATCAAAGGCGAGCGACGCTATACCCGTCTCGAACAGCTGTCGGGCAAAACCCTGGCGCTGCCCACCGGCAGTGCCGCCGGGGATGCCGTCAGCCAGATCAATCAAAAACTCGCGCTGCACAAACTGCCGCCCGTGACGGTGGAGTGGGTTGACCCAAGCCTGGCGGTCGAAGACGTGCTGGAGATGGTGCAGGGTGGGATTTTCCACCTGACCATCGTCGAACAACCGATCGCCGAGCGCTGGGGCAAGATCCTGCCCAAGTTGCGTATCGATCGGCAGGTACACATCAGTGACCCGGGCGAGGAATTCTGGTTCGTGCGCCGCGATGCATCGATGTTGCGCGCCAGTATTGACCGGTTTCTAACCACCTACAAAAAGCCGTCGGATCAGGACGTCGCATTCTTGCGGATCTACCGGCGCCTCTATCAAGTGCACTATCCCTTGGCCAAGGCTGACCGGCAGCGCTTGGAAAAGCTTCGGCCGGTGCTGCAGAAACATGCAGACGCCCAAGGTATGGATTGGCTGAACTTGGCGGCGCTGGCGTTCAAGGAATCCGCGTTGCAACCCACGGCCCGCGGTAATGGCGGACCGACCGGCCTGATGCAAATCACCCCATCGGCCGCTCAGCGAGTCGGGGTCAACAACATTCAGGAGCTGGACGCCAACGTGCAGGCCGGCGCCAAGTACCTTTCGATGATTCGCCGCAAGTTCTTCGCCAGCCCCAAGCTCAACGAGCGCGAGCGCATGGCGTTCGTACTGGCGGCCTACAACATTGGGCCGGAGCGTGTTCAGGGCATGCGTGCCGAGGCACGGCGGCGGGGCTTGAATCCCAATCAGTGGTTTTTTCAGGTCGAGCGCATTGCCATGGAGCAGGTGGGAATGGGACCTGTCAGCTATGTTAATAGCGTGAACAAGTATTACATGGCGTTCGATCGGGAGCGAGAGTCGTTGGAGCCTCAGGGGCAAAAGGTTGCCCTGCAGAAATGA
- a CDS encoding TatD family hydrolase, producing the protein MQLIDIGVNLTNPSFDDKHRAVLDRAYAAGVCQLVLTGTNVESSEQALELCQQLDESAQRLFSTAGIHPHAASDWGADSARRLRDLLKEPNVVAVGECGLDFNRDFSPRPQQEKVLEEHLALAVELQMPVFLHERDASQRLLEILRDFRDQLPAAVVHCFTGEQKALFNYLDMDLHIGITGWICDERRGTHLHPLVKEIKRGRLMLESDAPYLLPRSLRPKPKNGRNEPAFLTEVLREVALHRGESEEDLAAHTTACARAFYRMPTIPQ; encoded by the coding sequence ATGCAACTCATCGATATCGGCGTCAACCTGACCAACCCCAGTTTTGACGACAAGCACCGGGCGGTACTCGACCGTGCGTACGCTGCCGGAGTCTGCCAATTGGTGCTCACCGGCACGAACGTCGAGAGCAGCGAACAGGCGCTGGAGCTCTGCCAGCAACTGGATGAAAGCGCTCAACGGCTGTTCTCGACTGCCGGTATCCACCCCCACGCGGCCAGCGACTGGGGCGCCGACAGTGCACGACGTCTGCGCGATTTGCTGAAGGAACCGAACGTGGTGGCCGTCGGTGAATGCGGGCTGGATTTCAATCGCGATTTCTCGCCGCGCCCGCAGCAGGAAAAAGTCCTCGAAGAACATTTGGCACTGGCAGTCGAGTTGCAAATGCCAGTGTTCCTGCACGAGCGTGATGCCAGTCAGCGCTTGCTGGAAATCCTCCGTGACTTCCGCGACCAGTTGCCCGCTGCGGTGGTGCACTGCTTCACCGGTGAACAGAAAGCATTGTTCAACTACCTCGACATGGATTTGCACATCGGCATTACCGGCTGGATCTGTGACGAGCGTCGGGGCACCCATTTGCATCCACTGGTCAAAGAGATCAAACGCGGCCGGCTGATGCTGGAAAGCGATGCGCCGTACCTGCTGCCGCGCAGCCTGCGGCCCAAGCCGAAGAATGGTCGTAACGAGCCGGCGTTTTTGACCGAAGTATTGCGCGAAGTGGCGTTGCATCGTGGGGAAAGCGAGGAAGATCTGGCGGCGCACACTACCGCTTGTGCACGGGCGTTTTACAGAATGCCCACAATTCCTCAGTAA
- a CDS encoding terminase, which translates to MGKRHPNLPAWQWRAYPNNHQHPTNLVLHLIAVPLFIVAFLLIVTGVFGLKFASIAIGVIGVLAALGLQRHGHSLETQASEPFSDRKDAVSRLLVEQFLTFPRFFLSGGWWRAWRERHRRH; encoded by the coding sequence ATGGGTAAACGTCACCCCAACCTTCCCGCCTGGCAATGGCGTGCTTACCCGAACAATCACCAACATCCGACCAATCTGGTGTTGCACCTGATTGCCGTGCCGCTGTTCATCGTGGCGTTTCTGTTGATTGTTACCGGTGTGTTCGGCCTGAAGTTTGCCAGTATCGCCATCGGTGTGATCGGCGTGCTGGCGGCGCTGGGCCTGCAACGGCATGGTCACAGCCTGGAAACGCAAGCTTCGGAACCGTTCAGTGATCGCAAAGACGCGGTATCGCGTTTGCTCGTCGAGCAGTTCCTGACCTTCCCACGGTTCTTTCTCAGCGGCGGCTGGTGGCGTGCCTGGCGTGAACGCCACCGCCGTCATTGA
- a CDS encoding thioesterase family protein, with amino-acid sequence MRFSDLLDAVRRQPLELSIPAGWAQGRASFGGLVAALQYEAMRAKVPADRPVRSLAITFVGPVEPEVPVSFEVDVLREGKAVSQVLGRAMQKGQVVTLIQGSFGASRPSEVAVTAEPAPEMKHWDDCQELPYIKQVTPEFMRHLAMRWSVGGLPFSGNTSRQMGGWVRLRGDVKEETLSESHILALVDAWPPALMPFLKKPAMGSTLTWTIEFVQPLLELSTLDWCKYLVETEHAADGYGHAAAKLWDAQGRLIAMSRQTVTVFA; translated from the coding sequence ATGCGTTTTTCCGATCTGCTCGATGCCGTCCGCCGCCAGCCGCTGGAACTGTCTATCCCGGCCGGATGGGCGCAGGGGCGCGCCAGTTTTGGTGGTTTGGTGGCCGCCTTGCAGTACGAAGCCATGCGCGCGAAGGTGCCGGCGGATCGTCCGGTGCGCTCGCTGGCGATCACCTTCGTGGGGCCGGTCGAGCCTGAAGTGCCAGTCAGTTTTGAAGTCGATGTGTTGCGCGAAGGCAAGGCTGTCAGCCAAGTGCTGGGCCGGGCGATGCAGAAGGGGCAGGTAGTGACGTTGATTCAGGGCAGCTTTGGCGCCTCGCGTCCTTCGGAAGTGGCCGTGACCGCTGAGCCGGCCCCGGAAATGAAGCACTGGGACGACTGCCAGGAATTGCCTTATATCAAACAGGTGACGCCGGAATTCATGCGGCATCTGGCGATGCGCTGGAGCGTCGGTGGTTTGCCGTTCAGCGGCAACACATCACGGCAGATGGGGGGCTGGGTGCGTTTGCGCGGTGATGTGAAGGAAGAGACGCTCAGCGAGTCGCACATCCTGGCATTGGTGGACGCCTGGCCACCGGCGCTGATGCCGTTTCTGAAGAAACCGGCGATGGGCAGTACGCTGACCTGGACCATCGAATTCGTCCAGCCGTTGCTCGAACTGAGCACGCTGGACTGGTGCAAATACCTCGTTGAAACCGAGCACGCCGCGGACGGCTACGGCCACGCGGCGGCAAAGTTGTGGGATGCTCAAGGGCGCCTGATTGCCATGAGCCGGCAGACGGTGACCGTGTTCGCCTGA